The following are encoded together in the Pedobacter steynii genome:
- a CDS encoding alpha/beta fold hydrolase, translated as MREFENEGTTINYHIYGKGDITLLFVHGAYIDQSYWAEQVDFFKHEYEVVTLDLAGHGKSGRSRSKWSIEGLADDIVASIKHNHLENVILIGHSLGADLNLIAATKFPDPVIGFIVVDNFKNLATPLAPEFHDQVEEILENLKKDFAGTNEQYARMVLVSPKTPATITERIVEDYRNTYEPMGQATMPEFFTMDQVEKELLPHLKLKIYLINVSYIPTNMEALKENAMNGFELREITGTCHYPMIEHPKEFNQLLTETINTIRS; from the coding sequence ATGAGAGAATTTGAAAATGAAGGAACTACTATTAATTATCATATTTATGGTAAAGGAGATATTACCTTATTGTTTGTTCATGGCGCTTATATCGATCAGTCATATTGGGCAGAACAGGTAGACTTTTTTAAACATGAATATGAGGTGGTTACTTTAGACCTTGCGGGTCATGGTAAATCGGGTAGGTCACGTAGTAAGTGGTCTATAGAAGGCCTCGCTGATGATATTGTGGCTTCAATCAAGCACAATCACCTGGAAAACGTAATCCTGATCGGCCATTCTCTGGGTGCTGATCTTAACCTGATCGCGGCCACAAAATTCCCGGATCCTGTGATTGGTTTTATTGTGGTGGATAATTTTAAAAATTTAGCGACCCCTTTGGCGCCGGAATTTCATGATCAGGTGGAGGAAATACTTGAAAATCTGAAGAAAGATTTTGCAGGAACCAATGAGCAATATGCAAGGATGGTTTTAGTTTCACCAAAGACACCTGCAACTATTACAGAACGGATAGTTGAAGATTACCGGAATACATATGAGCCCATGGGACAAGCAACCATGCCCGAATTTTTCACGATGGATCAGGTGGAAAAAGAATTGCTTCCCCATTTAAAACTGAAAATTTACCTGATCAATGTGAGCTATATTCCTACTAATATGGAGGCATTAAAAGAGAATGCAATGAATGGTTTTGAATTGAGGGAGATCACCGGTACCTGTCATTATCCGATGATTGAACACCCGAAAGAGTTTAATCAGCTGTTGACTGAAACGATCAATACGATACGGTCGTAA